The following proteins are co-located in the Peromyscus maniculatus bairdii isolate BWxNUB_F1_BW_parent chromosome 23, HU_Pman_BW_mat_3.1, whole genome shotgun sequence genome:
- the Lfng gene encoding beta-1,3-N-acetylglucosaminyltransferase lunatic fringe produces MLQRCGRRLLLGLAGALLACLLVLTADPPPTPVPAERGRRALRSLAGSAGAALGPGSRAAAEPGALAREVHSLSEYFSLLTRARRDADPPPGVVSRSADGHSRPPAEVLSPRDVFIAVKTTRKFHRARLDLLFETWISRHKEMTFIFTDGEDEVLAKLTGNVVLTNCSAAHSRQALSCKMAVEYDHFIESGKKWFCHVDDDNYVNLRALLRLLASYPHTQDVYIGKPSLDRPIQATERINEHQVRPVHFWFATGGAGFCISRGLALKMGPWASGGHFMSTAERIRLPDDCTIGYIVEALLGVPLIRSGLFHSHLENLQQVPTTELHEQVTLSYGMFENKRNAVPIKGPFPVEADPSRFRSIHCHLYPDTPWCPHTTIF; encoded by the exons ATGCTCCAGCGCTGCGGCCGGCGCCTGCTGCTGGGGTTGGCGGGCGCGCTGCTGGCTTGCCTCCTGGTACTCACGGCCGACCCACCGCCGACCCCAGTACCAGCCGAGCGTGGACGGCGCGCGCTGCGCAGCCTAGCGGGCTCCGCTGGGGCGGCTCTGGGTCCTGGGTCCAGGGCTGCCGCGGAGCCCGGAGCCCTCGCCCGCGAGGTGCACAGCCTCTCCGAATACTTCAGTCTACTCACCCGCGCACGCAGAGACGCGGATCCACCGCCCGGGGTCGTTTCCCGCTCGGCCGACGGCCACTCGCGTCCCCCGGCCGAGGTCCTGTCTCCCCGCGACGTCTTCATCGCGGTCAAGACCACCAGAAAGTTTCACCGCGCGCGTCTCGACCTGTTGTTCGAGACCTGGATCTCGCGCCACAAGGAGATG ACATTCATCTTCACCGATGGGGAGGACGAAGTTCTGGCCAAGCTCACAG GCAATGTGGTACTCACAAACTGCTCCGCGGCCCACAGCCGCCAGGCTCTGTCCTGCAAGATGGCTGTGGAGTATGACCATTTCATTGAGTCAGGAAAGAA GTGGTTCTGCCACGTGGACGATGACAATTACGTCAACCTCAGGGCGCTGCTGCGGCTGCTGGCCAGCTATCCCCACACCCAAGACGTGTACATTGGCAAACCCAGTCTGGACCGGCCCATCCAGGCCACAGAACGGATCAACGAGCACCAAGTA cggCCTGTTCACTTTTGGTTTGCCACCGGAGGAGCTGGCTTCTGTATCAGCCGAGGGCTAGCCCTAAAGATGGGCCCGTGGGCTAG CGGGGGACACTTCATGAGCACAGCTGAACGCATACGGCTTCCCGATGACTGCACCATTGGCTATATTGTGGAAGCCCTGTTGGGGGTGCCCCTCATCCGGAGTGGCCTCTTCCATTCCCACCTGGAGAATCTGCAGCAGGTGCCCACCACCGAGCTCCATGAGCAG GTGACCCTGAGCTATGGCATGTTTGAAAACAAGCGAAACGCAGTGCCTATCAAGGGGCCCTTCCCAGTGGAGGCTGACCCATCCAG GTTCCGCTCTATCCATTGCCACCTGTACCCGGACACACCCTGGTGTCCCCACACCACCATCTTCTAG